The genomic DNA CGCGCCCAGCCACAATGGCGCCGCAGACGAAAAACTCAGTCCTCGTACGCGTCCAACGGCGGGCAGGAACACACCAGGTTCCGGTCACCAAAGGCCTGGTCGATCCTGCGCACCGGCGGCCAGTACTTGTCGGCAACAGAAACACCCGCCGGGAAGACAGCCTCCTCACGCGAATACGCGTGCCCCCACTCCCCACCCAACGCGGCAGCGGTATGCGGCGCGTTCCGCAACGGGTTGTCCTCAGCCGGCCACTCCCCCGCCCCGACCTTCTCGATCTCCCCACGAATCGCGATCATCGCCTCGCAGAACCGGTCCAGCTCGATCAGGTCCTCGGACTCCGTCGGCTCGATCATCAGCGTGCCGGCCACCGGGAACGACATGGTCGGCGCGTGGAAGCCGTAGTCGATGAGCCGCTTGGCGATGTCGTCGACGCTGACCCCGGTCGCCTTGCTGATCGGCCGCAGATCGATGATGCACTCGTGCGCGACGAGCCCGCCGGGCCCGGTGTAGAGCACGGGGTAGTGCGGTTCGAGCCGCTTGGCGATGTAGTTGGCGGAGAGCACGGCCACCTGCGTGGCCCGCTTGAGCCCCTCGCCACCCATGAGCCGGACGTACGCCCAAGAGATCGGCAGGATCCCGGCCGAGCCCCACGGAGCAGCCGAGATCGGCCCAACTCCCGTCTCCGGCCCGGCCGCAGGCTGCAACGGGTGGTTCGGCAGATACGGCGCCAGATGCGCACGCACACCCACCGGCCCGACCCCCGGACCACCACCACCGTGCGGAATGCAGAACGTCTTGTGCAGATTCAGATGCGAGACGTCACCGCCGAAGTGCCCCGGCTTGGCAAGCCCCACAAGGGCGTTGAGGTTGGCACCGTCGACGTAGACCTGCCCACCCGCCTCATGCACCTGCGCGCAGATGTCGGCGACATGCTCCTCGAACACCCCGTGCGTGGACGGGTAAGTGATCATCAGCACAGCGAGCTCGTCACTGTACTGCTCGATCTTCGCCCGCAGATCCTCGACGTCGATCTCGCCGTCCTCGGCGGTCTTCACGACGACGACCTTCATGCCGGCCATCACGGCACTCGCGGCATTGGTCCCATGCGCCGACGACGGAATCAGACACACGGTCCGCTGCTCGTCACCGTTGGCACGGTGGTATCCGCGTACGGCGAGCAGCCCGGCCAACTCGCCCTGCGAACCGGCGTTGGGCTGCAACGACACCTTGTCGTACCCGGTGACCTCGGCGAGCCGCTCCTCCAACTCCCGGATGAGCGTGAGGTATCCCTGCGCCTGCTCGGCGGGCGCGAAGGGGTGCAACTGCCCGAACTCCGGCCAGGTGACCGGCTCCATCTCGGTGGTCGCGTTGAGCTTCATCGTGCAGGAACCCAGCGGGATCATGCCCCGGTCGAGCGCGTAGTCACGGTCGGCGAGCCTGCGCAGGTAGCGCAGCATCGCGGTCTCGGAACGGTGGTCCCGGAACACGGGGTGCGTGAGATACGCGTCGGTCCGCAGCAGCGCCTCGGGCAGCGTGTCCTCGGCGGACGCGTCAAGCGCCTCGACGTCACCGTCCACCCCGAACGCGGTCCATACGGCGGCCAGTTGGGCGCGCGTGGTGGTCTCGTCGCAGGCGATGGACACCTGGTCCGCGTCCACGAGGTGCAGGTTGACGCCGTCCTCACGGGCGGCGGCGACGACCTCGGCGGCCCGGCCGGGAACGCGCGCGGTCAGCGTGTCGAAGTAGCCGCCGTGCACGACCTCGACACCGCCGGCGGTGAGTCCGGCGGCGAGGATCGTGGCGTACCGGTGCGTCCGCCGCGCGATGCCCTTGAGCCCCTCGGGCCCGTGGTAGACGGCGTACATCCCGGCCATGACGGCGAGCAGCACCTGGGCGGTGCAGATGTTGCTGGTGGCCTTCTCACGGCGGATGTGCTGCTCGCGGGTCTGCAGGGCGAGGCGGTACGCCTTGTGCCCGTCGGCGTCGACGGAGACGCCCACCAGCCGCCCGGGCAGGCTGCGCGCGAACTTCTCACGCACGGCCATGTATCCCGCGTGGGGCCCGCCGAAGCCCATCGGCACCCCGAAGCGCTGCGTCGTACCGACCGCGATGTCCGCGCCCAACTCGCCGGGCGACTTGAGCAGCGTGAGCGCGAGGAGATCCGCGGCGACGGTGACGAGCGCACCGAGCGCGTGCGCCTGCTCGATCAGCGGCTTGATGTCGCGTACGGCACCGGAGGCGCCCGGGTACTGCACGAGCACGCCGTTGATCTCACGCTCGGCGAGGTCGGCCGGGATGCCCTCACTGAGGTCGGCGACGACGACCTCGACACCGGCCGGCTCGGCACGGGTCTCGATGACGGCGATAGTCTGCGGCAACGCGTCGGCGTCGACCAGGAACAGACCCTTCTTGTTCTTGCCCATGCGGCGCGAGAGCGCCACTGCCTCGGCGGCGGCCGTGCCCTCGTCGAGCAGGGAGGCGCCGGAGGTCGGCAGCCCGGTGAGGTCGGCGACCACGGTCTGGAAGTTCAGCAGGGCTTCGAGCCGCCCCTGGGAGATCTCCGGCTGATACGGCGTGTAGGCCGTGTACCAGGCCGGGTTCTCCATGACGTTGCGCAGGATCACGGGCGGGGTGAAGGTCCCGTAGTACCCGAGCCCGATCATGGAACCGAGGACCTCGTTGCGGTCCGCGAGAGAGCGCAGCTCGGCCAGTACCTCGGCCTCGGTGCGGGCGCCCGGCAGGTCGAGGGAGTCGGCGTTCTTGATCACATCGGGGACCGCGGCGGCCGTGAGCTCGTCGAGCGAGCCGTAGCCGACCTGCGCGAGCATCTTGGCCCGCGCCTCATGGTTGGGCCCGATGTGACGCTGCTCGAACGGGATGCCCTGTTCGAGCTCGGAGAGTGAAGTGCGAGGGGCGGTCATGAGGGAGGCCTCCTGGTCGGACACGACCTTCGAGGGACACCACAGCTGTGGGGTGCCCGGACGGCCTCCCCCTCTGTCATCTCAACCTGAGAGCTTCACCGGGCATCCCGAAGGAACCCGGCTTTCACCGTCGGTGAGAGCGGAAGCCGTCGACGCCGTCGGCACCCGCCCTGCTTTCCAGAGTGACCTCGTCCGTGCGGTACGTGAGCCTGAGAGATTCCGGGGAGGATTTGCTCCTTCGGCGCCTCCGATGAAGTCTGGAGGACTCTCCCGCACGGGGTCAGCAGCCGTTCGCCAGCCTACCAGCGAGCACTAGAGCCCGGCTTTCGAGTGGCCACCGGCCTCAATGTGCTCTTTTGTAGTATTCACGGATGAGTTGCGAGCAGGAGGAGGTCCCGTGCAGACCGACATCGATCCGCGCAACCTGATCGGCCGCAAGGCGTTCGACCGCACCGGCGCCAAGATCGGCACGATCGACGAGGTCTACCTCGACGACGCCACCGGCGAACCGGAGTGGGCGGCCATACGCACCGGCCTGTTCTCCAGAGACGCCTTCGTCCCCCTGGAGCCCAGCGAACTGATCGAAGGCACCCTCCACATCCCCTTCGAACGCTCCCTGATCAAAGACGCCCCGGACTTCGGAGTGGGCCGCCACCTCTCCCCGGACCAGGAACTCCAGCTCTACCACCACTACGGCTTGGACGTGGGCCCGGCTCCATCACTCCCGGACCGCGACTTCGGCAAGGTGGCGGGGGCGGAGGAGGACTGAAGGGGGGTGGGATGGGTGGGATGGGTGAGGTGGGTGGACTGGCTGAGGGCGTCGGTGGGGGATACGGATGCTCGGGACATCGACGCTGCGAAGGCACGGACGCCGCGGGCAGCACTTCGGGGCTGTTTCCAAGCCTCAACTCTCCAGAGCCCCCGGCACCACAGCAGGCGGAACCTCAGAACCCAGCCCACCCGACCGATCCGCGCCCCTCGTCTCACCACCGACACCGGCACCGTCATCAGCGCCGCAGGCTCCCTCCGCCGGCGGCAGCGCCCCATCAGACCCCCGCCCCACCAACGGCAACGGCTCCGCCGACTCCAACTCCGGATCATCGGTCCGGAACGTCCGCACCCGCCCCGGCCCCGAATCCTCAGGCGTCTCGAACCGCACCGTGACCCGCCCCAGCCCACTCCCCTGCACCCACCCGTGCCCGAACCCGGCGTGGTGCACATCGTGCCCCGCGGCCCAGCGCCGCTCCACAGGCGCCGCCCGCTCCTCGCTCTCCTCCTCCGGGTGCTCCTCCTCAAGAAGCTCCGCCCGCTCCCCCGCGGCCTGTGCGAACAGGTCCTCCTGCGTGTAGTCGGCGAGCCCGGAGACACCCACCCCG from Streptomyces sp. NBC_01478 includes the following:
- the gcvP gene encoding aminomethyl-transferring glycine dehydrogenase codes for the protein MTAPRTSLSELEQGIPFEQRHIGPNHEARAKMLAQVGYGSLDELTAAAVPDVIKNADSLDLPGARTEAEVLAELRSLADRNEVLGSMIGLGYYGTFTPPVILRNVMENPAWYTAYTPYQPEISQGRLEALLNFQTVVADLTGLPTSGASLLDEGTAAAEAVALSRRMGKNKKGLFLVDADALPQTIAVIETRAEPAGVEVVVADLSEGIPADLAEREINGVLVQYPGASGAVRDIKPLIEQAHALGALVTVAADLLALTLLKSPGELGADIAVGTTQRFGVPMGFGGPHAGYMAVREKFARSLPGRLVGVSVDADGHKAYRLALQTREQHIRREKATSNICTAQVLLAVMAGMYAVYHGPEGLKGIARRTHRYATILAAGLTAGGVEVVHGGYFDTLTARVPGRAAEVVAAAREDGVNLHLVDADQVSIACDETTTRAQLAAVWTAFGVDGDVEALDASAEDTLPEALLRTDAYLTHPVFRDHRSETAMLRYLRRLADRDYALDRGMIPLGSCTMKLNATTEMEPVTWPEFGQLHPFAPAEQAQGYLTLIRELEERLAEVTGYDKVSLQPNAGSQGELAGLLAVRGYHRANGDEQRTVCLIPSSAHGTNAASAVMAGMKVVVVKTAEDGEIDVEDLRAKIEQYSDELAVLMITYPSTHGVFEEHVADICAQVHEAGGQVYVDGANLNALVGLAKPGHFGGDVSHLNLHKTFCIPHGGGGPGVGPVGVRAHLAPYLPNHPLQPAAGPETGVGPISAAPWGSAGILPISWAYVRLMGGEGLKRATQVAVLSANYIAKRLEPHYPVLYTGPGGLVAHECIIDLRPISKATGVSVDDIAKRLIDYGFHAPTMSFPVAGTLMIEPTESEDLIELDRFCEAMIAIRGEIEKVGAGEWPAEDNPLRNAPHTAAALGGEWGHAYSREEAVFPAGVSVADKYWPPVRRIDQAFGDRNLVCSCPPLDAYED
- a CDS encoding PRC-barrel domain-containing protein codes for the protein MQTDIDPRNLIGRKAFDRTGAKIGTIDEVYLDDATGEPEWAAIRTGLFSRDAFVPLEPSELIEGTLHIPFERSLIKDAPDFGVGRHLSPDQELQLYHHYGLDVGPAPSLPDRDFGKVAGAEED